TTAGAAAGTTAATTTCAAGcaaagaaataagcaaagagaaggaagcaggagacagggaggaggaagcacaAGATCCAGAAAGAGACTTAGGAGATAAATCAGGCAGAAACCAATTCTGAAAGGATGCCCTTGTGGTAAATACAGCACAAATAATCCTAATAAAGTTAGGGATTATGAAGTGGTGTCCCCTGATCTTTGTGCAGATTTCCTGTTACTATCTGGGGAGCTTTGCTATGCATTTGAAGGCATAATGTAATCCTGAAGTCATAGTCTAGTCCTTAGACACTAactaaaaataagatttctcTTTCCTAACAATTTAACTTCAATTTTGTGCTTGTCCTCAGGATGAGACCCCAGGAACAcccaagaaaaaggaaactaaaaggaaatttaaactTGAGCCGCATGAAGACCAAGTTTTCTTGGATGGCAATGAGGTAAGATTTATGGGTACTTCCTCGCTTTTAGTGTCAATGTACTATTGTCCGATAATAGGTTAATTTACTGGATTTCAGCAAACTCTTGACATGTAGAAAGACGAATTAACGGCAGTATGATAGCTGATCTTGAAACACAGGTTTTTAGATATTTGCAAGGAAGTCAGAGGGAGATAAATGTAGACGAGTAGCTTAAAAAATCGAAAAGAAACTGTGTTGCATGTGGCCATGAGGTGCAGTGTTTGTCCTCGGGGTGTAGTGgggtgctggaacaggctgcccagagcagttCTGCAGCCTCCGTGGTCAGCAGCGTTCCAGAGCGGACCCGGTAAAACCCTGAGTGAGCTGGGCAGGCCTTGCAGTGGACCCTGCTCTGAACagcaggccaggctggaggcCTCCTcaggtaccttccaacccacGTTATCCTGTGGCCGTTGTcctgctgaaatatttctaaacaagAGACAGACCTTTTGAAGCATGGTGTTCAGTCAcaggaggggaaataaaaacattcctgCCACCCAGAGGCTGCCTGACTCTGATGTGAGCAGATGGGTGACCCTTGGGCATTCCTTGGTTCTCATCCTGGCTTTACTGCTGGAACTGTGGTCTCAATGCTTCTGCATACTTTGCTTTCCTGGAAGATAGAGAACTTAATTCTTTAACAGCTCTGTAATGCAGAGAgtaatttttgtgcttttaatgtTTGGGATAAGCGGTAAGTCTTCAGCAAAATTACACTGTGCTCTGTGTTGATGCTGTGTGCCGCTGTCCTGGAATTTCCCTGAAGATTCTTGCATACCACGGTTATAAAACGTACACAGCAGTGAACTCTAAATAAACaatttgtgctgaaaatgtACTTCCTCTATGTATCTTTATTTTGCTCTTCTCAGTCAGTTCTTTTACTGCCAGCCTTGTTCTATGTCAGCCCACCGCGTACAGAATCACACCTCCCTCTGATCCTCACTGTTGTCTTTTACATGGAGTAACTGTGATGGTGAGTGGCATTCAAAGTGAGGGTGCAGCACTGCGTTTGCAGTACAACAGTATTTACTCCTTGTCTTAACATCATTTACCTTTTTGTTTATTAATGACCTGACATTGTTGAAGAACTGCAACTCTCAagagttttttttaaaataggagCTAATTTTGAGCCAATACCTGTGTATGTACGGTgagctgttttttcccttttcttccttattttgcaCTTTATGAACACTGAACGTTATTACACACTGTCTTACTGCCGGTCACCAGTCAGGGGCTGCAGTTTGTTTGGGCTCACGGAACAGCTGACTAGAAGCAGAGCTACACTTGCATATAGTTAACTCTCACACCCTGTGAGAAGTAGAATATTAAATACTTGTCGTGTCACACTGAAAAACTGTATTACTGCCTCTAAGGTATCCTCCTGCTAGTTCATGTTAACACATTGCTGTGGGGGTTGCTGGTTTCTAGTGACTAGCAGCTTCTTTTCATAGTTAATAGCTGAGATTCAAACTGTTTAgtttggtaggaaaaaaaaccaccctgttTTTCTAGTTCAGAAGATCCTGCACTTTACCAAGaagttggtgggtttttttaacaagggTGAGCAAATCTGATTCAGACAGGCCCACAGTTCTAGCACAAACATTTCGTACTGAGTGTTGCAACTGCAGACATGTAGATAACAGTGGGCTGTGGAACAGAGGGTGCAATTATACTTACCTGAGGCCATCAAATGGGACTTGAGCTGAATTGGGCGTTTCAGCTGGTCGCTTTGTTCCATACCTTCagtctgttttttttcctcttaaggAAATCTCTTCAAAGCTAgaaggagcatggccagcaggtcaagggaggtgattctgcccctttgctctgctctcgtgagaccctgctgtggcagggggttggaactagatgatctttaaggtcccttccaactcaaaccattctatgattctgttttatGTTTGCAGAAAAGTTTTTTTGACTTCACACTGAACAACATTAATGAATAAAGAAAGATGAAACCAAACCTTGATTCAGtgatatttctgaatttttcatttccccATCAGTTTTTCTGTCTGATTGTTTTCCCCAGGATTTTATGTCACCTGTAAGTTATACGGGTACGACTTCTTTCATGAAGTAATTCTTTGAGAGATCCAGGCTGAGCTTTCCACTTGCACAGTATAGAAACTCCtgcccttcttcccctccaaTGGGAAGCCTCCAGTACGGCCAACactctgcccagctctgccttgccctgcctttGGCTTCCTGCCATGAGGCTCCTGTTATaaccagcacagctcaggcaATGCTGCGGGCACATAGGCAGGTAGCCccttgtctgtctgtctccttTTGCGCCTCTTCTGCTGGCAGAAACCTGTTTCACATCCTGGTCAAAGTATAACCCTTCCTAGGATGCAGGggcccctgccctgctcctctgctctgacACAGTACTGATTGCAGGGCCTCTGTTCAGCACCAAGTACGACAGCATGGCAGTAAGTGTTTGGATGAGGCAACAAATGAAATCATTTATCAGAGCTTGTTTTCCAAGTGTAAACCAGATTATTTCTGTTGTAGGTGTATGTGTGGATCTATGACCCCGTTCACTTTAAAACTTTTGCCATGGGACTTGTACTTGGTAAGTAAGAGCAGGTATTGGTGAGGGCATCGTAAATGTAGGCATAGTATCCCAGGCCCATCTCTCCTTGGGGAAGTTCATCTTTTCCCAGACAAAGTTTTGCTCTTCAGTCTCGGTGTCATGTGATATTGGTCCTATTACATGAATTTTGAAGGGCTGCACATGgtaaaaagtaaaagctgaaatatGGTTTAACAAGTGTCTGATCTTGCACGGATGTGCATGCTGGTTATTTGCATTGCTTTAAGCTAACGAGTAAGTGGTCCAATAGGCAATGTGCAttatataaaaatgtgaaaaatgctaAAGGGATGATTTTAAGCTATGAGTGATACCTTTCTGACCCTAAAACTTGTGTAGGATAAGCCAAATCAcctaattttattctttttcatctaAATTAGTATTGATGTTAACTGCTGATGTTAAGCTCACTGATGACAGTGAGCTAACAGTTCAGTGTCCTGCCGGTCTAGCCCCCCTGACCTGTTCCTGCCAGCTTCCTCTGTGTGGAAGAACCACCTCTCCCGAGAACCCATGTCATCCCTTGTGGGCTTTGACTGGTCCTTGAGGCCACCACAACCTCCACCcagctccctgcatcccttTCCTGCTGCACTGGTTATAGTCAGCTCCTTGCTCCCCTTCTTATTTGTGCCCACTCCTCAGAGGGGCTCCTTTTGCCCTATTGGCTAAGCAGAGTGACTTAGAGTTGCTGAATGCAACGTCTCTCTACCCAGTACAAAAACCAGTGAGTGTAGGCAAGTTTCCGGCTATTGTCAGTAGCTCATACTATGCTAAGCCCATACCTTGAATAAATAGTAAGCCTAGTACCTTTGTACACatactatgaaaaaaataatcgCCCTTctcatgcttttcttcttatCTTTCTATTTAGTGATTGCTGTTATAGCTGCAACCCTGTTCCCGCTCTGGCCAGCGGAAATGCGTGTTGGTGTTTATTACCTCAGTGTAGGCGCAGGCTGTTTCGTCGCCAGTATTCTTCTTCTTGCCGTTGGTAAGTGTTGGTCATCCTCACTGTCAGCAGGTGAAGTCTGAAAGGGCGGAGACAAGGGAGACAGAGCCTACCACTTGGACGTGGTCCGAAACAGGCGATGAGCTAGTCAGACCGATTCCTTGCTATGGATTTCCCTCCTGGCCGCTGGGTGTCAGAGTTGTgccacagaaagcaagcaagcaagcttGTCACCTGCTTGGTTCCTGTAGAGTGGAGATCTGTGTACTGcctccttaaaataaaaaaacaaaacctaaaaaaggGCAGAACAAACCCAAGAGCTGTACATAAGAACATACTCAGCGGTGGAAATGATGTAACCAggattttaaagctttcttcGGCTTGTATCTCTGTAGCAGAGGGGATTAAAAGCTAAATCATGGATAAGGTTCATAATTAAGGGGGTGGGGGAGACACGGTAAGAACAACTGATGCCACAGTGCTGTTGCACAATAAGAGATTTCCTCCTAAGGTCACCCCTGTCCGTGGCTTGGGGTGGGCGTCAGCCTGTAGTGCACATCTCTTGCACCACAGCTGTGTATTGTGTTTGTTTGTAATAAACCCCAACGTTTCCCTTCTTTTATATACAGCTCGCTGCATCCTTTTCCTGATCATCTGGCTCATCACTGGAGGAAGGCATCACTTCTGGTTCCTGCCAAACCTTACAGCGGATGTGGGCTTCATCGACTCCTTCAGGCCTCTGTACACACATGAATACAAAGGACCAAAAGCAGActtaaagaaagaggaaaaatcagaatccaaaaagcagcaaaaatacgACAGTGAGGAGAAATCAGACAgtgagaagaaggaagaagacgATGGGAAAACAGAAGGACCGAGGAACTCGGGAACAGACGGCTCTGGAGGAGAGCGGCATTCAGACACTGACAGTGACAGGCGTGAAGATGACAGGTCCCAGCACAGTAGTGGAAATGGAAACGACTTTGAAATGATCACAAAAGAGGAACTGGAACAGCAAACAGATGAAGGGGATtgtgaagaggaggaagaggaggaagagaccGAAAGTAGGCCTTCACATGAAAAATCATAACTCACTGTGGTTTGGGGACTAAGTATGTGCAAATGGTTGGATTTTCTTTGTTGGCTGATCACCAAAACATAGACCATACAGTAGCGTCTTTGTTTGCTGAAATATACATGTTACCAAACAGTTTTATATCTAgttccttcatttttttaaccATTAACTTGATTATTTGGTACTATGTTAATCATTAATATCCATTTACAGAAGTTTTATCAATCTGACAAGTTTTCTATTGATTGATAGATTGCCCAGATTGTCCTCAAACATACTGAGAAACACTTTTCTGGTACTTGCATAACTGGTCGATTAGTTTAGCTTCTCAAACTTGCTTTTGTAAAACAGGTAAAAGTTGAATGACCAAATCTTCGATTATTCCTAGCTATTTGATCTCTAGTTAGGTAAAGCCCATCTTAGCCCACAGCTTTCTTGATATCcttcttgattttgttttcaaaagattGTGAGAACTTTCCTGAGAAAACTAGTTTTAGTAGAAGTATTTGGCTGAAAATGTAGAAGCTGGTAGTGCTGAATTCAGCTGCAgtgctctctctttctccagacTGCATGCCAGCAACTGAGGAAATCCAAACTGGTTTTGTACATCTGGTTCACAGAAAGATGTCATCTCCAGCAGGTGAAGGAACTCTCCAGGTTTGGAGATCctggcttgttttccttctcctgctccatcataattaaaaaataaataaatgtattctgTACATAATTTACAAATAAAGCAAACCATTTACTTTAACTGCTACTTATTATTTAGAGATTTGATCCAGCATTCAGTTTGTATTATTAAAGCCATTTTGTGGTGTATCTATCGGAGAAATGCAAGTCACGAGGACCTCACAGAATATTTGTGTATGATTGGTAGCTGTTCCACAAGAGCTTTAGTTTTGTGCCAACATTCCATGTATTTGAGTATGAGTAAATTGATCtttattaaatgaaagcaaacaacatAGCTGTATGTATGCCTTAATGTTAAACTTGCTCTATTCTGGAACCGGAAtactttttaaactgaagaggCAGCAGAGTATTCCTCTGTTCAGAAACACAGGTAACTCAAAGCTAATATGAAGTGAACATTAAtaatttgtttataaatattttggagTAGTTTGTGCGGTTTCTCTTGCGCGTCCCTTTCTGCTGGATGTTTGGAGGATGTATGTTCAGGTTAACTAAGCACTGAGGAAGCGAAGACTTGGCATCATTCCTCCAGGGGACTCCAAGAGTAACTATAGATTGGATCGCCTCCCGAAGCTGCTCAGACAAGATGAGGGTAAGCCTGGCATTTTAATGACTGACTTGGAGAACTGTTTTCCTCTGCCCTAAATTGGttccccttccttccagcaTCGGCATTTTGGATGAAGATACTAATTTTTTCAGATTATGCAAAGATAAACATCATAGTGGGTGCGTCGATAATTCATGGATCTGGTGTATTTGCTTCTTAAATATTTACTCCATGAGGAAAGAGATAAATTTGATcacttttttattaatatagCAAAAAATTAAAGGACCTGTTACCTTAATGGATTGACTCCTGGATACTTGTGTGGTATCACTGATTACAGTAGCTGAGGAAGTACCTGGCTCAGGTACACCTCCTGGCCCTGAAGCCGCTCCAGCAGCTGGTCTGAGACACTCCTGCGCAAGACCTCCTTCTGTGCAAGAGCCTTGGGCCTGTTTGCTCTGTGAGTGCTGGTGCCTCTGGCCTGAAGAGTGGGTGCTATGGCTTGTTTGGTAACTTGCTTTTTAGCACGCAGGTGCAGAGTTACAAAAACCTGTGTGCTGAAGGTTCATCGTGTTCAGTTCCTGCTGATGCCAATGGGAGCAAAACCCAGGGTGGCCAACCTTGCGGATAGGCACCTTCCAGAGGCCATTTAGAGATTAGCACTGGGGGAGCACTCCCATGCACCGAGCACGGCAGAACACAGGCGCAGGCAGTGCCCAGCGGTGGCTCACAGCAGGCTCCACAGCCACTGCCAGTCTTTGAAGAAATTGGTGCAGGGGATTTCAATCATTTCAAGTGCGTTTCCTCCTAAAAGTGAAGTAACATCTAAAGGGCCTTGCTGAGAAAATAAGGTTGAAATGGttgaataataaatatttcagtaatgttGCCATCTGCTTCCTGCTAAGTGGATGTGTGCGATATGCCAGTGCTGTCTGCCTGTGGCCTGGGAAATAGTATCCAGGTGTCAAAATTAACTACAGAAAATTTGTACTGTCACCTTACTGGAGGCCTGAGTTCACCCAGCAGTAGGCATTGAATTAGCCTTAAACTCTTTCACTTGATCTGCAGTGAATGACTGCATTCCTGAAGAAGTGGTGTGAAGAGAGACATTAAGAGATGGCTGATTTCAGTGGTTCAGGAAAGGACTTCATGACCCATTACTGTAATCCAGCATTTTCTACAAATATTCCCCCAAAACTTCACGATTATTTTGGAATGAGATAATGAGAGAAGTGAGTACAATATGCCAGTAATAGTAAAACTGTGAGTAGACTTACAGTATCCTGAGAAACGTTTCCAGtccaaagagagaaaatcacAAAGGGACTTGGCTACATTTAGTTATTTATCAGGATACTTCTATATCAATTGGGTATTTCAAAGTTCTTCCTGATTTTGAGTTTTAATTTCCAGAGCCTAGGGTGACCTAATGGGAACAAGTATATACGTATACATTTAGTGGACAGTTACTTAAATTTAACTATTCTATTAAAGTGTCCTTCCTGCAATAAAATTTTATAGTGGTCTTACTGATATTCCTCCCAGTGTTCTGTATACCAAATAcaattttctgattatttttctttgaaaggaaatatGATTATTCCTAACTTCCCCCCCATTATATAACAACTGGTAAAACACAAATGAGTATTGAATGCAGGTCAGTGCTTAGCAGGGATGTTATACCCGTGTATGCTCTGCTCCACTATGGATGCGGTAACCTCAGCTCACGTGCAGTGTTCTGCCCTCCTTAAAGGCAGATCTTTCTCTAGCaattaggaaataaataaaaattatctttgaCAAACTTGCATATTTCTTAATCAGCAGAAATGTTCCAGCACTGGGGGGGATGCTTGCGGTGACAATTTTTGAATAGCAAGGTACCTTTGTAGCAGCAGCTTGGGGGAGCATTTACTGTCCCCTGCTGTATATCAGAGtggatttttcctttaaaaaaaaaaaaaaggattttttttttttttttttctcatttaggcctgtttctgtttgaaataatACCAGGTGCAGTTCACAGAACATCATATAGCATAAGGAAGGGCACATAAAGAGAAATGGAGAATGTCTCAGTTCCTCAGTTGACTCCTAAATGATGTTCTAACCAGGACTCGCCTCCCCTTTGTTAGATCAGGAGAAAGGCTGGCGGGAGCATCTGCCTCAGGTAAacaggaaatgtaaaaatatggaAAGTACACCTGCCTGGCTTAGCTCCTGATTTTCCTGCCTGCCACCACCTGCATTTCCCTCTGTGGTGCTAAGCTGTAAGAGCCTTGCAGGGTTGCTGTCCAGCTCCTCTGAGGATATAATTCTTTTCTAAGTGTGGCCACAATGACAGCAAAGTCACATTCAGACCTCCCGGTTGGCATCAAGAGCACTCTGGCAACAGAGAGATGTCCTGTTCCAGCTGCAGTTGTTTGAGTGTCAGCAGGTGGAAGTCCAGACCAGAATCCCTCCCGGATCTGTTAGCAGACTGAGTTTGAGTGAGCTCAGTTCAGAGTAAAGCTTTTCCACCCTCCCCGCTGTTGTGccctgccctcctccttccctcatGCAGTTACTGAGCTGCTTAACCCCAGCTATCCCCATCCCACAATCTAGATACTCCTGCCACAAACCTAAGCCCATTTACCAAATAAAATACAcctaaatagaaaaaaagaccaCTGCAGAGAAGTTAACAATCAGTACCTACGGTTTTCCCTCTTGGAGATGCTGCAGTGAGGAGCGAAGACCAGCTTCCCTGCCACTGGGTGTTCCAGAGCCTAACCAAGCTCTTACTCGCCATGGGCCTGCCTGTAGATGACATGGCCCAGCTGTTCATAAAGGGACgtgttcttcctctcttccccaccaCAAACATTTGCCCTGCTCTTGTCTAGGTGCCCTTTGTTTCTATATGCTGCCACTAGTTGGGATTTCCAAGTAACACTATGTCTTGCCTTTCTCAGAACAGACATGAGACCTGGGGCAGACTGGTACATGcccttttctgtgctgaaggAGCTCATGGCTTTGGCGTCAGGCACTAGGAAAGCTTTGATAGTGGCACCAGGGAGGTGCAGAGTCCTAACACATGGATCCAATGGCAACAACtggtgattttaaaaatgtgctggCCCTTAAATACCCCACGAAAGATGTTCTGGCCTCAACTTAGTTGTTAAGGGAGAACTAAGCCCTTTTAACTTCTAAATTCACTTCCCTTCTTCACTCCTCCTCCCCAGGagtgagaggagaaagaagggctTGACAAGAGAAGGTGAAAGGGCCCCTTGGAGAGAGAAGATGAGAGGAGCCATCCTAAGCTGGCTGACAGCACTGGCAGGGTGGGTGCAAGAAAAGTGCTTCTGAAATAAAGTGGAGCAGACACAGGATGTGAAGAGCCAGCAGTAGCCCTGGCTTGACTTACAGCAGGCCAAAGCCAGCCCCCAACAGCTGCTTGAGGCACACTGCAACGTATAGTTTCAGATCAACTTTTCCAATAGGAAGGTTCTGTACATATAGATTCCATACATAGTATTGAGTTCTAGAAAGCTTGTATTTGCCTTACTTTCGTGTATTTGAGTTTCAATTCTTGTAACATCACACGAGCAGGACAGGAGACAGACTGGTGGTTAATTTTTGTGCTCGCAGTTAGTGGTCAGAAAGGAACGCTCCAGGAGGAGGTGTTCAGGGATCATGAGTTCTCGTACGACACCTTCTGCCCCTGAGCGTAGCTGCTCACTTCCCAGCTGTTGTGGGAAGGGAGGGTTGTATCACTTACTGCTTGGCTCTCATTTCATCCAACTACTTCTCAcagtttttttaaaccaaaccTAGAAATGCCTGAATCATGCAAGTCTGAACAAGGTTATTTATTATGTTATTTTAACCAGAAAGTCTTTATCAGTTTCCAATATCCAAACCAGTGATGATGCAGCTGAGGGCTTTTAATGTTAGGACCTACTGCTCATCCTTTAGCAGGAGATTATTGCTAGGGTTACCTTCTCTTTTAAATTAGGCAGCTCTTGTTAGGAACTGCCATCTGTTCTGTGAGTCTCCACCTACCTGCCAGCACGGCAATGTGATGGATTGACTTTTAAATACGGAAAAGCCAGAGAGATCAATTCTGTCAGGGGGCTTTAGAGCCCCTAACTAGAGAGGTGATAGTTAACTGTCATCTGGAACAAGGCTGACCCCCAGCTCACTCCAGAGGATTCCTCAGGCTACCTGGGTATTTCTTCTAATATGAAAGGTTGACTGATTTGATTCTTCATGTCTCTGAGCAGTCCCTCTCTATAAAATCAGAATAATATAGTAGACCTTTACCTGCTTTACCACTCTGCTGTAAGAGTATATAGGCTGATGTTTGCAAAACACTTAGAGGTTAAGACTTGGGACACTGACTTCTAACAAAGTTTTGCCAGTACATAACTGTTGAGCGTGATTTATGACTGATTCTTATCAAATACTTCAAAGGGAGTTAGAGGAGAGTAGTATGAAatggcccaaggctctgccatACACCAGAATAGTGCTGCAGCTTTCTCACTTCGAGCATAAGGAGAAGGACAAAACAATCCTATCAGTGTGCATGAACTGAGActgaagcagctgctgaatGTTTTCAATAGACTTCCTGGTAATGGCTGGTACAATTTCATTAGGgcttctcattttatttaataaaacattgGATGGTTTTATTTGTAATACAGCCACAggtgcaggaaaacaaaaggcacaCTTCCTGATTGCGTCCACAGAATCCATTACTGACTGGCTGACACAGCAGCCATTCGTTTTGCCATGTGTGGGGGGGGTTTCTTGTGAAAATAATGATcatgcagaaaataattgttCTGTGATAAAAAACTTTTGAGAGAGGAATTAGTTTAAAGTTACTAATAGCAGTATGCAAACAGTTTCGGTGCAAGTTACAGTATAAAGAGAGCAAACAGCACTCAGTACACACTGATCATGCTTCAGATACAGATCAAAGTATTCTCTACAGGTGGTAACCACCATTAATCCTCATCATGTAAACAGAAGCTGAACATAGAAAAGGCTAAGCCAATGATCCCTGAAAGTACCTGGTAGCCTGGATCCTGTAAAGGATGCAGGTGCTTACAAGACAACTCCTGCAGTTTACCTTTACTAGTCACtaaatgaaacacagaagagTCCTGAGTGACTCTCACTAGCCTTAGCAGTAACAccttattttatctttctggCATACGAGTCTTCAACCAATAATTAAGAAAGGGTGTTAGCTGGGAATCACagcagcatggtttgggttggaagggagcttagagatcacctagttccaattccctgccacgggcagggacaccttccactagaccaggttgctccaagccccgtccaacctggccttgaacactgccagggatggggcagccacagcttttctgggcagcctgtgccagggcctcagcaccctctcagctaagaacttcttcctagtatctTATCAGAAGATGTAGTTTGAGTTCTTCAGATTGAGGCTGGGATTGATGTTACATTTCCCCTactttttatcttccttttaaatgaaagcacCACTAGAGTTTGTTTAAAATTGAAGTCTAGCAGGAGGTAGTACTATATTAAAAGGTGACAAGATTACtagcttttttgttgtttgtgagCAACATAACGAGAGCAGGACCACACCTTGCACTCTGTTGGCTTCAGTCTTATTTTCTTGTCATAGTGCCCAGCAAGCCATGAATTGGGTTTTATAAATTACTGGCTCATGTAATACAGTTTTCAGAGCCCTGTCTTCTTTCTAGTTCCCTGAAAAATTCTTTGCATGAAAGacaagccaaaaaaaacccccaaaaccatcTAAGACTGCAGTGTCATCATGAGCACTGGGAAATGCTACACCTGCAGTTGGATGAATCAAGGAAACACTCCTTTGGAAAAATGCATCAAGACATTAACTGTGTACTGCATTTACCAGATTTTCACTGAATAAGCAGAGTTAGAATTCTGTAACAAGATGCCTCTGAATTAAAATTACTATGGAAATATTTACAGGTTTTTTCTCAACAAGAACTTTCTAAGAACAAACCTGTTACTTTTAAGATGAGCACCTCAAATGATTCAAATGAAGATCCAAATGCACActgtctgtgcttttaaaatattcctgaaaagtaaatgaaaacatcttGTAACTGGGACACTGGtcaagtgttttcttctttaaaaaataaagttatcaAGTAGTTTATTAGTTAAAtacttctttaataaaaaatttaaatctcCATAAACACCACACTGCCTTTCTGAGCCATGCAGCCTTTCAGGAACAGCAACTCCCCAACTGCTTGCTCATCAGCCATTGCAAAACTCCAGTGGCTAATCCTGTGCTGACAAGGCATAAAATCTAACAGGGCATTAAACATGCTCAGCAAGGCAACACCCAGTTAAAGGCACAtccaggaagaagaaaaggatgcAGGAAAGGCTGTATCAGATTGGCGCTCATCTCCTCATACAAATACATTCCAGAGATGACATTCTGTGCTCAACGCTGTCTATTGCCAGCTCTGCTCATGGCTGTTAAGTCCGTTCATCTCCAGCCTGAGCCATGCTCAGCTCCTTGCTGCTCAGGACATTGATTCTCCATAATAATGTTTTTCCAGGAATTCCCTTCACAGAGTACAGCTTTCCCCACACATGACATCAAAATGCATAACTACACATTTGATCTCCCCACCTTGCTCCCACATGGCTTGAGGTGTCCACAATGTCAACATAAGATTTACTGAAATACACAAGGTGAGGTTTACGTTTATTCCTTATTCTGCTCAACTGAATAAAGCGGCAGATGGCAACTAGCTTCTGAAGCACAACACGTCCCAGACAGAAATGGCTAGGGAAAAGTAAAGATTCAGTTCTAACTACATAGGAAGCACATCCCATACTCCTTCACGTAATGGTAAAGAAGTCATATTCATTATCTATTTCT
This genomic window from Strigops habroptila isolate Jane chromosome 8, bStrHab1.2.pri, whole genome shotgun sequence contains:
- the SEC62 gene encoding translocation protein SEC62 isoform X1, which translates into the protein MAERRRHRKRIQEVGEPFKEEKAVAKYLRFNCPTKSTNMMGHRVDYFIASKAVDCLLDSKWAKAKKGEEALFTTRESVVDYCNRLLKKQFFHRALKVMKMKPDKDTKKEKEKGKAEIGKEEEKKSKKESGKDDKNKKEKEKKKDGEKEECKKDETPGTPKKKETKRKFKLEPHEDQVFLDGNEVYVWIYDPVHFKTFAMGLVLVIAVIAATLFPLWPAEMRVGVYYLSVGAGCFVASILLLAVARCILFLIIWLITGGRHHFWFLPNLTADVGFIDSFRPLYTHEYKGPKADLKKEEKSESKKQQKYDSEEKSDSEKKEEDDGKTEGPRNSGTDGSGGERHSDTDSDRREDDRSQHSSGNGNDFEMITKEELEQQTDEGDCEEEEEEEETESRPSHEKS
- the SEC62 gene encoding translocation protein SEC62 isoform X2, with translation MMGHRVDYFIASKAVDCLLDSKWAKAKKGEEALFTTRESVVDYCNRLLKKQFFHRALKVMKMKPDKDTKKEKEKGKAEIGKEEEKKSKKESGKDDKNKKEKEKKKDGEKEECKKDETPGTPKKKETKRKFKLEPHEDQVFLDGNEVYVWIYDPVHFKTFAMGLVLVIAVIAATLFPLWPAEMRVGVYYLSVGAGCFVASILLLAVARCILFLIIWLITGGRHHFWFLPNLTADVGFIDSFRPLYTHEYKGPKADLKKEEKSESKKQQKYDSEEKSDSEKKEEDDGKTEGPRNSGTDGSGGERHSDTDSDRREDDRSQHSSGNGNDFEMITKEELEQQTDEGDCEEEEEEEETESRPSHEKS